A stretch of Schistocerca americana isolate TAMUIC-IGC-003095 chromosome 3, iqSchAmer2.1, whole genome shotgun sequence DNA encodes these proteins:
- the LOC124605986 gene encoding piggyBac transposable element-derived protein 4-like, translating to MPQRGDTNYDKLHKLRPFLERISHNFQKALNPNECMAVDESMIKFKGRSSIKQYLPRKPTKRGYKVWVLADKSGYAWTLDIYTGKNDNAVKKKLGERVVKDFSENIKGKDHRVHFDNYFSSPDLLRDLKENKIHACGTVNPSRKSLPMLKSDKEMKRDDYDWATSNTGLSVMKWKDKRSVHLLSNFHDPTQRTEVTRKKKDGNEMKVSCHIALSDYNTNVNCVDKFDQLKGVYETDRKSRKWWHRTFWYFIDATVVNALEMKLPKMTLKDFRREIARDLVTPALVALRGKKRSLSSHLRFNKKKPNVPKSVRLESSSHQPERPTRRSCAACSSKKQQIRTDWMCSVCKVPLCLGKRKTCFQDYHAS from the coding sequence ATGCCACAACGAGGGGACACCAACTATGATAAACTTCATAAGCTGCGTCCTTTCCTAGAAAGAATTTCACATAACTTTCAGAAAGCACTTAATCCAAATGAATGTATGGCAGTGGACGAATCTATGATTAAATTTAAAGGAAGATCTTCTATAAAGCAGTACTTGCCAAGGAAGCCTACCAAGAGAGGCTACAAGGTGTGGGTACTAGCAGACAAATCTGGCTATGCATGGACATTGGATATTTACACAGGAAAGAATGATAATGCTGTGAAAAAGAAATTGGGAGAAAGAGTTGTGAAAGACTTCAGTGAAAATATTAAAGGTAAGGATCACAGAGTTCACTTTGATAATTATTTCAGTAGTCCAGATCTCCTTCGagatttgaaagaaaacaaaatacatgctTGTGGTACAGTGAATCCAAGTAGAAAATCTTTACCTATGCTGAAAAGTGACAAGGAAATGAAAAGGGATGACTATGATTGGGCTACTAGCAATACAGGCCTTAGTgtgatgaagtggaaagataagagatccGTCCATTTGCTTTCAAATTTCCATGATCCAACTCAAAGAACAGAGGttacaagaaagaaaaaagatggaaatgaaatgaaagtttcttGCCACATTGCTCTCTCTGATTACAATACCAACGTGAATTGTGTAGATAAATTTGACCAGCTGAAGGGCGTATATGAAACTGACAGAAAGAGCAGAAAGTGGTGGCACAGAACATTTTGGTACTTTATTGATGCCACCGTGGTGAATGCTTTAGAAATGAAGTTGCCTAAGATGACTCTGAAGGACTTCAGAAGAGAAATCGCAAGGGATTTAGTGACACCTGCCTTGGTAGCTTTAAGAGGTAAAAAGCGGAGTCTGAGCAGCCATCTCAGGTTCAACAAGAAAAAACCCAATGTTCCGAAATCTGTGCGTCTTGAAAGTTCATCTCATCAGCCAGAAAGACCTACAAGGAGGAGCTGTGCAGCATGTAGTTCCAAGAAACAACAAATTCGCACTGACTGGATGTGTAGTGTGTGTAAGGTTCCTCTATGCTTAGGGAAAAGGAAGACATGCTTCCAAGACTATCATGCATCGTGA